Proteins encoded in a region of the Bacillus sp. T3 genome:
- a CDS encoding Sir2 family NAD-dependent protein deacetylase, with protein sequence MKENHRKVLIKIQEADSILIGASNGLSISEGIHIFADDTSFQENFGDFREKYGFRSIIQGCFFPYPSVEKKWAFFSRMYEYFLINREASPVMKNLYELVKDKNYFVVTSNIDAHFTQAGFQKERLFEIEGNCRNLQCSHGCHNRIYPGDDVLRKMAQNQENGKVPSDLIPKCSECGGQMQVHIEVDRNFLRDQNWQASFEAYQDFIEKAHGKKLVLLELGVGARNQMIKAPFMNVTNHEENATYITFNKGGELYIPDAIAAKSIGIDGNIAEVLQQLVQMK encoded by the coding sequence ATGAAAGAGAACCATCGTAAGGTCTTAATAAAAATTCAAGAGGCTGACAGCATCCTGATCGGTGCAAGTAACGGCCTTTCCATTTCGGAAGGTATTCATATTTTTGCGGATGATACATCTTTTCAAGAGAATTTTGGCGATTTCCGTGAAAAGTACGGTTTTCGAAGCATTATACAGGGATGCTTCTTTCCATACCCTTCTGTGGAAAAAAAGTGGGCTTTCTTTAGTCGTATGTACGAATATTTTTTAATCAACAGAGAAGCCAGTCCAGTGATGAAGAACCTTTATGAACTGGTGAAAGATAAAAATTATTTTGTGGTTACCTCTAATATCGACGCTCATTTTACACAGGCAGGTTTTCAAAAGGAACGCCTCTTCGAAATAGAAGGCAATTGTCGGAATCTGCAATGCTCACATGGTTGCCATAATCGAATTTACCCAGGCGACGATGTCTTACGCAAAATGGCACAAAACCAAGAGAACGGAAAAGTTCCTTCGGATCTTATTCCAAAATGTTCTGAGTGTGGAGGCCAAATGCAAGTCCATATCGAAGTCGATCGAAATTTTCTAAGAGACCAGAACTGGCAAGCTAGCTTCGAGGCTTATCAGGATTTTATCGAGAAAGCCCATGGTAAAAAATTAGTCCTGTTGGAATTAGGCGTGGGTGCCAGAAATCAAATGATTAAAGCCCCCTTTATGAATGTAACCAATCATGAGGAAAATGCTACCTACATTACTTTTAATAAAGGCGGCGAGCTTTATATTCCAGATGCCATTGCTGCTAAATCAATTGGAATCGATGGCAATATTGCGGAAGTGTTACAGCAATTAGTTCAGATGAAATAA
- a CDS encoding winged helix-turn-helix transcriptional regulator yields the protein MNMKPSKSNDADNQEPFFNYTLSIINGKWKLLIIYYLSKNGVVRYNELQRMIGKITYKTLSSTLKELENDGLIHRKEYPQIPPKVEYSLAEKGQTLWPIIQEMCQWGEINKKK from the coding sequence ATAAATATGAAACCATCTAAAAGTAATGACGCCGACAATCAAGAGCCTTTTTTTAACTACACCCTTTCCATTATCAATGGTAAATGGAAACTGCTAATCATTTACTATTTATCAAAAAATGGTGTGGTACGGTATAACGAACTTCAGCGAATGATAGGGAAAATAACCTATAAAACACTCAGTTCTACATTAAAGGAATTGGAGAATGATGGCTTAATCCATCGTAAGGAATATCCACAAATCCCTCCAAAGGTAGAATATAGCCTCGCTGAAAAAGGGCAAACCCTTTGGCCTATTATCCAAGAAATGTGCCAATGGGGAGAGATAAATAAAAAAAAATAA
- a CDS encoding Sir2 silent information regulator family NAD-dependent deacetylase: MFTHQYQDNIDTILQKIEEADAIVVGGAAGMSAAAGYNWYRDDANFRKYFNEFAKEYGIDSIFGGFYYRFCTEEERWAYLATLINFVAEVPIGQPYKDLNQILKGKNYYILTTNQDTQFLQEFPEEKVSAIQGNWTYLQCSGPCHDGIYPYAEQAKELCAHIEGTRIPSSLVPKCQECGGPMELWVRSFVFLEGAKFRDEHKKYREFLTENQNKKVLFLELGVGLMTPMFIKEPFWNMTYSWPERILHYHQSKSGA, translated from the coding sequence ATGTTTACACATCAATATCAAGACAATATAGATACAATACTACAGAAAATCGAAGAAGCTGATGCGATTGTGGTTGGCGGTGCTGCTGGAATGTCTGCGGCAGCTGGATATAACTGGTATCGAGATGATGCAAATTTCCGAAAGTATTTTAACGAATTTGCTAAAGAATATGGGATTGACAGTATCTTTGGAGGCTTTTACTATCGATTCTGCACAGAAGAAGAACGGTGGGCATATCTTGCTACTTTAATTAATTTTGTAGCGGAGGTTCCCATCGGCCAGCCTTATAAGGATCTGAATCAAATTTTAAAAGGTAAAAACTATTATATTCTTACGACTAATCAAGATACCCAATTTTTACAAGAGTTCCCGGAAGAAAAAGTTAGTGCCATTCAGGGTAACTGGACCTATTTACAGTGTAGTGGTCCCTGTCACGATGGAATTTATCCTTATGCGGAGCAAGCAAAGGAACTGTGTGCCCACATCGAAGGGACAAGGATTCCATCAAGCTTGGTTCCAAAATGCCAGGAGTGTGGCGGCCCTATGGAACTTTGGGTACGTTCCTTTGTATTTTTGGAAGGAGCCAAATTTAGGGACGAACATAAAAAATATCGTGAATTTCTTACGGAAAATCAAAATAAGAAAGTCCTCTTTTTAGAGTTGGGCGTTGGTCTAATGACTCCGATGTTCATCAAAGAACCCTTCTGGAACATGACTTACAGTTGGCCAGAACGCATACTACATTACCATCAATCCAAATCCGGAGCATAA
- a CDS encoding (Fe-S)-binding protein → MNNLQILNILLFLIVTGYAFYLFVTLVKTRYLYIKLGKKAEFNQTTKDRVDDILINVLGQKKLLKDKKSGTMHVIYFYGFLLVQFGAIDLILKGLAPGTHLPLGPIYSYFTLFQEIVVVMILFATAWGFYRRYIEKLVRLKRGFKAGLVYFFLTGLMLCTLLANGMNIIWLADEPSWAEPIASFVSIVFNWLPHSAAGALFFVFWWGHLLFLLAFLVYIPQGKHAHLIAGIANVWLGRTSNVGQLSTIDFEDDSQETFGVGKIENFNQKQLLDLYACVECGRCTNMCPASGTGKMLSPKDLILKLRDHLTEKGAAVTSKSPWMPAFAFNNTRGNQLALASRIAGAKESAASIESVSLIGDVITEEEIWACTTCRNCEDQCPVMNEHVDKIIDLRRYLVLTEGKMNPDAQRAITNIERQGNPWGLNRKERANWRNTFEDVIVPTVKEVKKAGEEFDFLFFVGSMGSYDNRSQKIAQSFARVMNQAEVKLAILGNEEKNSGDTPRRIGNEFLFQELAIANIETFKKYDVKKIVTIDPHAYNTLKNEYPEFGLEAEVYHHTELLAKLIKDGKLTPKNQVDESIVYHDSCYLGRYNNVYDAPREILKSIPGVKLKETERKRENAMCCGAGGGLMWMEENTGTRINVARTEQLLETNATTISTGCPYCLTMIGDGIKAKEVEEKVQSLDVVEILEKSLL, encoded by the coding sequence ATGAATAATTTACAAATACTCAATATTCTTCTATTCCTAATCGTTACTGGCTATGCGTTTTACTTATTTGTAACACTGGTCAAAACCCGCTATTTGTATATCAAGTTGGGGAAGAAAGCTGAATTTAATCAAACCACAAAAGATAGAGTTGATGACATTCTCATTAATGTATTGGGGCAAAAAAAGCTCTTAAAGGATAAAAAAAGCGGAACCATGCATGTCATATATTTCTATGGCTTTCTGCTTGTTCAATTCGGAGCCATTGATCTAATTTTGAAAGGACTCGCCCCTGGAACTCATCTTCCACTTGGTCCAATTTATTCATATTTCACTTTATTTCAGGAAATTGTTGTTGTAATGATTTTATTCGCAACAGCATGGGGATTCTACCGACGTTATATTGAAAAACTAGTTCGTTTAAAACGAGGATTTAAAGCAGGGCTTGTCTATTTTTTTCTCACTGGACTAATGCTATGCACATTATTGGCTAATGGGATGAACATTATTTGGCTCGCAGATGAACCTAGTTGGGCAGAACCTATTGCTTCATTCGTTTCTATCGTATTTAACTGGCTGCCACATAGTGCTGCAGGTGCCTTATTCTTTGTCTTTTGGTGGGGACATCTTTTATTTTTACTTGCATTTTTAGTGTATATTCCTCAAGGAAAGCACGCTCATTTAATAGCAGGTATTGCCAATGTTTGGTTAGGACGTACAAGTAACGTCGGCCAATTATCTACAATTGATTTTGAAGATGACTCACAGGAAACATTCGGTGTTGGCAAAATAGAAAATTTTAACCAAAAACAACTTTTAGATCTTTATGCCTGTGTGGAGTGTGGACGATGTACCAATATGTGTCCAGCATCAGGAACAGGAAAAATGCTCTCGCCAAAGGACTTAATTTTAAAATTAAGGGATCATTTAACAGAAAAAGGTGCCGCTGTTACCTCAAAATCACCGTGGATGCCCGCTTTTGCTTTTAATAATACTAGAGGGAATCAATTAGCATTAGCAAGCAGAATCGCAGGTGCAAAAGAGTCAGCGGCATCAATCGAAAGTGTTAGTTTGATTGGCGATGTCATTACAGAAGAGGAAATATGGGCTTGTACAACTTGCCGCAACTGTGAGGATCAATGTCCTGTTATGAATGAGCATGTAGATAAGATCATTGATTTGCGACGATATCTTGTTCTAACAGAAGGAAAAATGAATCCAGATGCCCAGCGTGCTATTACAAATATTGAACGACAAGGAAATCCATGGGGATTGAACCGTAAGGAACGGGCTAATTGGAGAAATACCTTTGAGGATGTAATTGTTCCTACCGTTAAAGAGGTAAAAAAAGCAGGAGAAGAATTTGACTTCCTATTCTTTGTTGGATCAATGGGTTCTTATGATAACCGTAGTCAAAAAATAGCCCAATCCTTTGCTCGGGTGATGAACCAAGCTGAAGTGAAGCTAGCAATACTTGGTAATGAAGAAAAGAACTCTGGGGATACACCAAGAAGGATTGGAAATGAGTTTTTATTCCAAGAGTTAGCAATTGCAAATATTGAGACATTTAAAAAGTACGATGTGAAGAAAATTGTTACGATTGATCCTCATGCCTATAATACACTAAAAAACGAGTATCCAGAATTTGGTTTAGAGGCAGAGGTTTATCATCATACTGAATTGTTAGCAAAATTAATTAAAGATGGAAAATTAACGCCAAAAAATCAGGTGGATGAATCGATTGTCTACCACGATTCCTGCTATTTGGGGCGCTATAACAACGTGTACGATGCCCCACGTGAAATATTAAAATCCATACCTGGCGTTAAACTAAAAGAAACCGAACGAAAACGTGAGAATGCAATGTGTTGTGGGGCTGGTGGTGGACTTATGTGGATGGAAGAAAATACTGGAACGCGCATCAATGTTGCTAGAACAGAGCAACTTCTTGAAACAAACGCAACCACAATAAGTACTGGATGTCCATATTGCTTAACAATGATCGGGGATGGAATTAAAGCAAAAGAAGTGGAAGAAAAAGTGCAAAGTTTAGATGTAGTAGAGATTCTGGAAAAATCACTTCTATAG
- a CDS encoding cysteine hydrolase family protein produces the protein MSTALIIVDIQNDYFPNGMMELSNPDKAAANAAKVLDWFRQNNKDIIFHVQHFASNPELGFFLPNTVGADIHETVQPLEHETIIRKNFPNSFLQTDLESKLRANGVTKVVVVGMMTHMCIDATVRAAVDLGFETTLIEDACATRDLSYQGKIVPAEQVHYAFVSALQSMYCNVISTEDFLKRN, from the coding sequence ATGAGTACAGCTTTAATCATTGTCGATATACAAAACGACTATTTTCCAAATGGAATGATGGAGTTAAGCAATCCTGATAAAGCAGCCGCTAATGCTGCTAAAGTTCTTGATTGGTTTAGACAAAATAACAAAGATATTATTTTTCATGTTCAGCATTTCGCAAGTAATCCAGAGTTAGGCTTCTTTCTTCCCAATACAGTGGGAGCTGATATACATGAAACTGTTCAACCATTGGAACACGAAACCATTATTAGGAAAAATTTCCCTAACAGCTTTTTACAGACTGATTTAGAAAGCAAATTAAGAGCAAACGGTGTAACCAAAGTAGTGGTTGTAGGTATGATGACACATATGTGTATTGATGCAACCGTTAGAGCTGCAGTGGATCTCGGCTTTGAAACTACATTAATTGAAGATGCATGTGCGACAAGGGATTTATCTTACCAAGGTAAGATTGTACCAGCAGAACAGGTTCATTATGCATTTGTCAGCGCACTTCAAAGCATGTATTGCAATGTAATTTCAACCGAGGATTTCCTGAAGCGAAACTAA
- a CDS encoding aldehyde dehydrogenase family protein codes for MRKRLFINGEWVESQNYKLLLSPYKQEVIAEIPLATVEETDMAIESAYRAREVMAKMPAHQRATILEKLSHLLEERSEEAARIIALEAAKPIKTARVEVARTVQTYKFAAEEAKRIHGETIPMDAAPGGERRVGYTYREPIGVIGAITPFNFPMNLVAHKIGPAIAAGNTIVLKPADQTPLSALYLAELLQEAGLPAGALNVVTGEGKKVGEYIVTDSRVAMITFTGSPAVGIGIRNKAGLKRVTLELGSNAAVIVDKGVEVDKIISRCVMGAFSNQGQVCISLQRIYVHEDVYEKFVEKFVEATKNLKLGDPLDSTTDISVLISTKDVQRTMDWIEEARANGAKIAIGGASEGNIVYPSVILDADSSLKVSCQEVFAPIVLINKIKSVDEAFNLVNDSRYGLQAGIYTENIKNALDAAEKLHVGGVMINDIPTFRVDHMPYGGVKESGTGREGIKYAIEEMTEMKLVIWNRND; via the coding sequence ATGAGAAAAAGATTATTTATTAATGGCGAATGGGTTGAATCCCAAAACTACAAATTGCTTCTTTCTCCCTATAAGCAGGAAGTAATAGCAGAAATTCCTTTGGCAACAGTGGAAGAAACCGATATGGCGATTGAATCAGCATATCGTGCCCGGGAAGTCATGGCCAAAATGCCAGCCCATCAGCGAGCAACGATTCTCGAAAAGTTATCTCACCTTTTGGAAGAAAGGTCAGAGGAAGCTGCTCGCATCATTGCTTTAGAAGCAGCCAAGCCAATAAAAACGGCAAGGGTTGAAGTTGCTCGTACAGTCCAAACTTATAAATTCGCAGCAGAAGAAGCAAAGAGAATCCACGGTGAAACAATACCGATGGATGCTGCACCTGGTGGTGAAAGAAGAGTTGGCTATACTTATCGGGAACCAATTGGAGTAATTGGAGCTATCACACCATTTAATTTCCCCATGAACTTGGTAGCACATAAGATTGGCCCTGCAATTGCTGCGGGGAACACCATTGTTCTAAAGCCAGCAGACCAAACACCTTTATCCGCACTATACCTTGCTGAACTCTTGCAAGAAGCAGGGTTGCCTGCCGGAGCACTTAATGTTGTGACGGGTGAGGGGAAAAAGGTAGGCGAGTATATCGTAACCGATTCACGGGTCGCTATGATTACCTTTACTGGAAGTCCTGCTGTAGGTATTGGGATCCGTAATAAGGCCGGATTAAAGCGTGTAACCCTTGAGTTAGGATCGAATGCAGCAGTAATTGTTGATAAAGGAGTTGAAGTCGATAAGATCATTAGCCGATGTGTAATGGGGGCATTTTCGAACCAAGGTCAGGTCTGTATTTCATTGCAACGTATTTATGTACATGAAGATGTATATGAGAAATTTGTTGAGAAATTCGTGGAGGCAACTAAAAATCTAAAATTAGGTGATCCGCTTGATTCAACAACTGATATATCTGTATTAATTTCAACAAAGGATGTCCAAAGAACCATGGATTGGATTGAAGAAGCAAGAGCAAATGGAGCGAAGATCGCGATTGGTGGAGCATCTGAGGGTAATATTGTTTATCCTTCGGTCATTTTAGATGCAGATTCTAGCTTAAAAGTATCTTGTCAGGAAGTATTTGCACCAATTGTGTTAATCAATAAAATAAAGTCAGTTGATGAAGCGTTTAATTTGGTTAATGATTCACGATATGGTCTACAAGCTGGGATATATACTGAGAATATTAAGAATGCACTAGATGCAGCAGAAAAGTTACACGTTGGCGGTGTAATGATTAATGACATCCCTACCTTCCGTGTAGATCATATGCCATATGGTGGAGTAAAAGAAAGTGGTACTGGTCGAGAGGGAATTAAATATGCAATTGAAGAAATGACTGAAATGAAACTAGTTATCTGGAACCGAAATGATTAA
- a CDS encoding Lrp/AsnC family transcriptional regulator, with amino-acid sequence MELDNIDFQILRLLSEKSRIQWKDLGQQIHMTGQAVGNRIKKLEDSGVIKAYTLLVDEMKLGLTYTAFVIIYMKTANHESFIRFVHDRNDVLEVHRVSGEGCYHLKIKVKSQDQLNLFLNELLVYGNYSIHLSIQEIKQLNPVKSLI; translated from the coding sequence ATGGAACTTGATAATATTGATTTTCAGATCCTTCGGTTACTATCCGAAAAATCACGTATTCAATGGAAAGACCTAGGTCAACAAATTCATATGACGGGACAAGCAGTAGGAAATCGTATTAAAAAACTTGAGGATAGTGGTGTAATTAAAGCCTACACTCTACTAGTAGACGAGATGAAATTAGGACTTACTTATACAGCGTTTGTTATTATATATATGAAAACAGCAAATCATGAATCGTTTATACGTTTTGTTCATGATCGAAATGATGTACTTGAAGTTCACAGGGTATCAGGAGAAGGATGTTACCATTTAAAAATAAAAGTTAAATCCCAAGATCAATTAAATCTTTTTCTTAATGAACTTCTAGTATATGGGAATTATAGTATACATTTATCCATACAAGAGATTAAACAACTGAATCCGGTGAAATCACTTATTTAA
- a CDS encoding cupin domain-containing protein, which yields MGKFVTLLKESEAKYEEVPGALGDLAIFSRNLNGLSSTIGCGFKHLKKARFDWELKYDEAIYVVFGDMFIIEDGNKIEAKEGDLYFLREGAKVNYGTDNEVKFFYSVYPINWRDIK from the coding sequence ATGGGGAAATTTGTAACTCTATTAAAAGAAAGCGAAGCCAAATATGAGGAGGTACCCGGTGCTCTCGGAGATCTCGCAATCTTCTCAAGAAATCTTAATGGGTTATCGAGCACAATTGGCTGCGGATTTAAGCATTTAAAAAAGGCTAGATTCGATTGGGAACTGAAATATGATGAAGCTATTTATGTAGTTTTCGGTGACATGTTTATAATCGAGGATGGTAATAAAATTGAAGCTAAAGAAGGTGACCTATACTTCCTTAGGGAAGGGGCAAAAGTAAATTATGGCACCGATAATGAAGTTAAATTTTTCTATTCTGTATACCCTATAAATTGGAGGGATATTAAATAA
- a CDS encoding MoaD/ThiS family protein, producing MNKILFFAQLRDVVGKDSVYMDLSGKTISEVKTKLLETYPALKLDSAMVAVNEEFAGNEEINNTQDEIAFISPVSGG from the coding sequence ATGAATAAAATTTTGTTTTTTGCCCAATTACGTGATGTAGTCGGTAAAGATTCGGTTTATATGGATCTGTCCGGGAAAACTATTTCTGAAGTAAAAACAAAACTCTTAGAAACCTATCCAGCTTTAAAACTTGATTCAGCTATGGTGGCTGTAAATGAGGAATTTGCCGGAAATGAAGAAATTAATAATACTCAGGATGAGATTGCTTTTATTTCGCCTGTAAGCGGGGGGTGA
- a CDS encoding MFS transporter, with translation MKRIITATSLGNIIEWYEYGVYSYMAAIIGAQFFPESNKMTALLSGFAIFAISFIVRPLGGIIFGSIGDRFGRKQIMLITILLMSFSGAALGLLPNYNSIGLMAPILLIILRIGQGLAAGGEYAGATVYVNESADKSRRGFFASFLEAGTVIGYLIGSLVVALLTFLLGQDDMSAWGWRIPFLLSLPLALAGLYIRVKLEDSPAFTQMKNENSLSKEPLREVFSTSKKPLIVSFLILAYAYCGYYTVMTFIPSYFSSQVGLSTSDSFKATTIGMILMIILIVTFGALSDRIGKRLLLFLSSLFGVLSSFPIFIYMNSGSQLAPLVSYVILTIIVACVAGVYCSTIPMMFQSQVRIVSYAISLNIAAAIFGGELLSL, from the coding sequence ATGAAAAGGATCATAACAGCTACATCATTAGGTAATATTATTGAGTGGTATGAATATGGTGTTTATAGTTATATGGCTGCTATTATAGGAGCGCAATTTTTCCCAGAAAGCAACAAGATGACAGCTCTGTTAAGTGGTTTTGCTATTTTTGCGATTTCCTTTATCGTCAGACCGCTAGGAGGTATTATCTTTGGTTCAATTGGGGATCGATTTGGTCGAAAGCAGATCATGCTAATTACTATTCTGTTGATGTCATTCTCAGGAGCTGCACTTGGTTTACTTCCCAATTATAATTCCATAGGTTTAATGGCGCCGATTCTGTTAATCATTCTGCGGATTGGACAGGGCTTAGCAGCAGGGGGAGAATACGCAGGCGCTACTGTTTATGTAAATGAATCTGCTGATAAATCTCGCCGAGGTTTTTTTGCGAGTTTTCTTGAAGCAGGTACAGTAATTGGTTATCTTATAGGATCATTGGTTGTAGCTTTGCTTACCTTCCTGCTTGGCCAAGACGATATGTCAGCTTGGGGATGGCGTATCCCGTTTCTTTTGTCACTACCTTTAGCATTGGCAGGATTATATATCAGAGTAAAACTTGAGGATTCACCAGCTTTTACCCAGATGAAAAATGAAAACAGTCTATCAAAGGAGCCTCTTCGAGAAGTGTTTTCAACATCTAAAAAACCATTGATAGTTTCCTTTTTAATTTTGGCATACGCCTATTGTGGTTATTATACCGTGATGACATTTATTCCCTCATATTTCTCTAGCCAGGTTGGCTTATCGACATCTGACTCATTCAAGGCAACTACAATTGGCATGATATTAATGATTATTCTCATTGTTACTTTTGGGGCTTTAAGTGACCGTATTGGTAAAAGGCTACTCTTATTTTTGTCTTCTTTATTTGGTGTTTTATCATCATTCCCTATTTTTATTTACATGAATTCTGGAAGTCAGTTGGCACCATTGGTTAGTTATGTAATATTGACCATAATTGTAGCTTGCGTTGCAGGTGTTTATTGCTCAACCATCCCCATGATGTTTCAAAGTCAAGTACGAATCGTTTCTTATGCAATTTCTTTAAATATAGCGGCGGCAATTTTTGGCGGGGAGCTCCTTTCATTATGA
- a CDS encoding electron transfer flavoprotein subunit alpha/FixB family protein gives MGKKILVFGEIREGELRNVSFEAIAAAKQMSDGGEVVGVLLGTNVSILANDLIFYGADRVIIVENNQLQSNTPDVYSQALLQVIEVEKPEVFILGHTALGKDVSPRIAAKLKSGLISDVVRIETEGEVVQFIRPIYSGKAFEKLIVKDGITLVTIRPNNIAPLEKDVARTGDVAVMDVVLKDLRTIIKEVVRKATNGVDLSEAKIIISGGRGVKKKDGFKLLQELADLLGGAVGASRGACDADYCDYSLQIGQTGKVVTPDLYIACGISGAIQHLAGMSNAKVIVAINKDPEANIFSVADYGIVGDLFEVVPVLIEELKSAAIC, from the coding sequence ATGGGAAAAAAAATATTGGTTTTTGGAGAAATTCGCGAAGGTGAATTACGTAATGTTAGTTTTGAAGCTATAGCTGCTGCCAAGCAGATGTCAGACGGAGGTGAAGTTGTCGGAGTACTTCTTGGCACCAATGTTAGTATTCTAGCAAATGATCTGATTTTTTATGGAGCAGACCGAGTCATAATCGTTGAAAACAATCAGTTACAATCTAATACCCCTGATGTTTATTCGCAGGCTTTACTTCAGGTGATCGAGGTTGAAAAGCCAGAAGTATTCATACTCGGACATACGGCGCTAGGAAAAGATGTTTCACCAAGGATTGCGGCAAAACTGAAATCAGGTTTAATCTCTGATGTAGTAAGAATTGAAACAGAAGGAGAAGTGGTTCAATTCATCCGTCCGATTTATTCCGGAAAGGCTTTTGAAAAGCTTATCGTAAAAGATGGAATTACATTGGTAACAATACGCCCGAATAATATTGCACCATTGGAAAAGGATGTGGCTCGTACAGGGGATGTAGCTGTAATGGATGTTGTGCTTAAAGATTTACGAACAATTATTAAAGAGGTTGTTCGTAAAGCGACAAATGGGGTCGACCTTTCAGAAGCAAAAATTATTATTTCAGGAGGACGCGGTGTCAAGAAGAAAGATGGATTTAAACTGCTCCAGGAATTAGCGGATTTATTAGGCGGTGCAGTTGGGGCTTCTCGGGGGGCATGTGATGCTGACTACTGTGACTATTCTTTGCAGATTGGGCAGACGGGTAAAGTGGTAACACCGGATCTGTATATAGCTTGTGGAATATCAGGAGCCATTCAGCACCTTGCCGGAATGTCTAACGCGAAAGTAATTGTGGCAATCAATAAGGATCCGGAAGCTAACATCTTTAGTGTTGCTGACTACGGAATCGTAGGTGACTTGTTTGAAGTTGTTCCTGTTTTGATTGAAGAATTAAAAAGTGCAGCGATTTGCTAG
- the nadE gene encoding ammonia-dependent NAD(+) synthetase, with amino-acid sequence MNKQVEIIYTLNVKPEINAKKEIRNRIDFLKAYCLKAGAKGFVLGISGGQDSTLTGRMSQLAAEELRAEGYEAKFYAVRLPYGTQKDEQDAQAALDFIKPDQTFVLNIEDPVAAFVKVYTNATGEDLADYHKGNVKARMRMLAQYAIAWEQQCLVIGTDHAAEAVTGFFTKFGDGGADILPLTGLTKGQGRELLKELNASEQLYLKIPTADLLDTKPLQGDETELGIEYNVLDQYLLGKDVDPVVKANIENRFEVTKHKRELPVTPFDAWWK; translated from the coding sequence ATGAACAAACAAGTGGAAATCATCTATACTTTGAATGTTAAACCAGAGATCAACGCTAAGAAGGAGATTCGAAACCGGATCGACTTTCTCAAAGCATACTGTTTGAAAGCAGGAGCAAAAGGTTTTGTTTTGGGTATCAGCGGTGGTCAAGACTCGACGCTTACCGGGCGGATGTCGCAATTGGCGGCTGAAGAATTGAGGGCAGAAGGTTATGAAGCCAAATTTTATGCCGTTCGTCTGCCATATGGAACTCAAAAAGATGAACAAGATGCTCAAGCAGCTCTGGATTTTATCAAGCCCGACCAAACCTTCGTCTTAAATATCGAGGATCCCGTTGCTGCTTTTGTCAAAGTCTATACGAACGCGACGGGTGAGGACCTTGCTGACTATCACAAAGGGAATGTTAAAGCCAGAATGCGTATGCTTGCCCAATACGCGATTGCCTGGGAGCAACAATGTTTGGTCATTGGTACGGATCATGCAGCTGAAGCAGTAACTGGGTTCTTTACGAAATTCGGCGATGGTGGAGCTGACATCCTCCCTTTAACCGGCCTCACAAAAGGGCAGGGACGTGAACTCTTGAAGGAGCTAAATGCTTCCGAACAACTTTACCTTAAGATTCCGACAGCTGACTTGCTCGATACCAAACCTCTGCAAGGAGATGAGACGGAACTTGGCATTGAATACAATGTTCTAGATCAATATTTACTAGGTAAGGATGTTGATCCTGTAGTTAAGGCGAATATTGAAAACCGATTCGAAGTTACAAAGCATAAACGGGAGTTGCCCGTAACTCCATTTGATGCTTGGTGGAAGTAA